Sequence from the Carassius auratus strain Wakin chromosome 32, ASM336829v1, whole genome shotgun sequence genome:
GAAATATGTTAACACAGGAAAGAAAACAGCGACTGTGAAGCCATTTTATGGAGTTTTTAATAATCAGCAAAACATGCAGGATTCACATGATTTCCCCGTGAttacaatgaataaatacaaaaacaagttttaatatgtttttcttcTGTCCAGTAATATAGTCTTAAACCTTACAGTATGTAATGTATTATGTAAGACGAGcaccatttttaattaattacttaaaaaagtatcaattaacatttcattaaaaaattctgATACTGCAGCAGAAGGTCTTCATTGTGTTCCTTGGCAGTCTGAAAGAGAAAAGATactaaacattaaacaaaactgAAAGACACGGCATGAAGACCACAAAGCAATTTAAATCTGCAAGTTGAATCTGACTTTCCATAAATACTGCGTCTCAAGCAAATGAATCCAAATGTAATTCAAATCCATGTCCTCTGAAGTTTGTGAGATGTAAGTGTTCTCTAAATGTAACAACTGTGAATGAATGGCATCTTCAAAGTGACAAAAGCACCACCTTCACCTACTAGGATTGTTTTGGTCCATTGCCTTCAACCTGTTCCAGAGGTCTCTCTGACTTTTATGTCCTCCTCTAAATCCTCCACACCCGCCTGAGTCATGAGATCAGAGATGTTCTTCTCCAAGTCATCAATTCGCATACTCATCTCATCAAGTATTAGAATTAAGAAAAATCTTCTCACAGTCAATCTAGGAATAATGAAGGTTTTGATTGTGTACATAAAAACATCAGTGCATTCCACTCAATTAAGCTATAATCAGTTCCTcagttaattacaattatttacacTGATATAAACATGCATATGCGGAAGGATATTTCGACCAATAATCTGCTCTGACATGGTCTGGAACTTGTCCTGCATCTGCTGCAGCAAACTCTGTACCTGAACAGAAGAAATAGATATTATACAAGCATTCAGCTTAAAACTCACAAAAATAGTGAATGAACACTGCGTCCAACTAGCATTAATGAAATCCATCTAGAATCGTGTGGGTTTTGCGTGGGCCTCCCACACAGGAGTGAAAACAGCAGTTTAAGGGCATGCTCTCCGCCCACGCGTGGAACTGAAACCATAGTAACAAGGGAACTTCGTCTCAACATGATATAAATCACACAAGACAGCACACCTAACAATGAAATAAAGGAATGTTCGATGTATAAGCCTTCTGAAAATAAATTCCATCTACgttctaatttaatttaactatagATTTGAtcaaaacagaaaacatgaaaatacatgGAACTCATAAGAGTGATCTGTCAAAACAAGTTCGCGACAGAGCTATTAATGAATGAGGAGCACTCGTCATTAAACACTGATTCACTTTGGCTAGTGAAATGAACGTGAATGGATACTAGGCGACAGTAAGTGCACGACCCAGTACTGTACCTcggtgtaaaaaaaatgtatacatatatcaAATACCACAACAGTCAGGTCCTGAGATGTTTTAGGGTCCTTCTCTGACATAGCCTATCTTCTCCAACAATTCCTACGTCTCTTCGATTGAATTCCTTGTGTGATCAAGAGTCTTGTCAAGGCTGTACAGTACTGTATGATGTATTCAGTGTAGAAACCGTGGAAGCGGCTGCTGATTTCGTTAAGGGGTTTGGTCAGTGAACTGAAGTCAATAGAGCGGCTTAGGCTGTTTTTGCTGTTATCATTTTTATGTCCTTAAGGGGGCGCTTGATGGCTCAAAGGTTCGGAATCTCTGCAAATCTAGCTGACAACTGTATTCAATATATTTGACTTTTTTAGCCTTACTAAAATACAGTTCAATAATTATTAAGTTAACTAAGACTTGTATACGCTTTtcaataaattaagaaaatatcttTCTGATTAATAGAATTGTCATGGTTTCTCCGTCAACAAATTATAGCATGTGagaatttttaattcaatttaagatTTTTGAGACCTTTTACAGCCTTTTTGTCACTGTCAAACTTGTAAACAGCTTGGTTT
This genomic interval carries:
- the LOC113052052 gene encoding heat shock factor-binding protein 1-like yields the protein MSEKDPKTSQDLTVVVQSLLQQMQDKFQTMSEQIIGRIDEMSMRIDDLEKNISDLMTQAGVEDLEEDIKVRETSGTG